A single Streptomyces mirabilis DNA region contains:
- a CDS encoding YggT family protein, with product MSVVGQVLYVALTCFLVVLIFRLVMDYVFQFARSWQPGKAMVVVLEATYTVTDPPLKLLRRFIPPLRLGGVALDLSFFVLMIIVYILISVVSRL from the coding sequence ATGAGCGTGGTCGGGCAGGTTCTCTACGTCGCGCTGACGTGTTTCCTCGTCGTGTTGATTTTCCGGTTGGTCATGGACTACGTCTTCCAGTTCGCCCGCTCATGGCAACCCGGCAAGGCGATGGTGGTCGTTCTCGAGGCCACCTACACTGTCACCGATCCACCGCTCAAGCTTCTGCGGCGGTTCATTCCGCCGCTGCGTCTCGGGGGCGTGGCGCTTGACCTGTCCTTCTTCGTACTGATGATCATCGTCTACATCCTGATCTCCGTCGTGAGCCGGCTGTGA
- a CDS encoding DivIVA domain-containing protein: MPLTPEDVRNKQFTTVRLREGYDEDEVDAFLDEVEAELTRLLRENEDLRAKLAAATRAAAQNQQQGMRKPPEQQDQQGPPQGMRGPGAPVPAGISGPPQQQMGGPMGGPPQLPSGAPQLPAGPSAQGGQQGQGPMGQGPMGQGPMGQGQMGQGPMGQGPMGQGQMGQGPMGQGPGQQMQQQMPGQMQPQMQQQMGGPMGGPMGGPMGGHGPQMPQQGPGGDSAARVLSLAQQTADQAIAEARSEANKIVGEARSRAEGLERDARAKADALERDAQEKHRVAMGSLESARATLERKVEDLRGFEREYRTRLKSYLESQLRQLETQADDSLAPPRTPATASLPSPSAPSMAPAGASAPSYGGQGMGGAPAPAAPSYGGQQQMSPAMTQPMAPVRPQGPSPMQQAPSPMRGFLIDEDDN; this comes from the coding sequence ATGCCGTTGACCCCCGAGGACGTGCGGAACAAGCAGTTCACGACCGTCCGCCTCCGAGAAGGCTATGACGAGGACGAGGTCGATGCCTTCCTCGACGAGGTCGAAGCCGAACTGACGCGACTGCTCCGCGAGAACGAGGACCTGCGCGCCAAACTGGCGGCGGCCACGCGCGCGGCTGCGCAGAACCAGCAGCAGGGCATGCGCAAGCCGCCCGAGCAGCAGGATCAGCAGGGCCCGCCGCAGGGCATGCGAGGTCCCGGCGCCCCCGTACCCGCCGGCATATCGGGCCCGCCGCAGCAGCAGATGGGTGGCCCCATGGGTGGGCCGCCCCAGCTGCCGAGCGGTGCGCCGCAGCTGCCCGCGGGCCCCAGTGCCCAGGGCGGCCAGCAGGGCCAGGGCCCCATGGGTCAGGGTCCGATGGGCCAGGGCCCCATGGGTCAGGGCCAGATGGGCCAGGGCCCCATGGGCCAGGGTCCGATGGGTCAAGGCCAGATGGGCCAGGGTCCGATGGGCCAGGGTCCCGGCCAGCAGATGCAGCAGCAGATGCCGGGCCAGATGCAGCCCCAGATGCAGCAGCAGATGGGTGGCCCGATGGGCGGACCCATGGGTGGCCCCATGGGCGGTCACGGCCCGCAGATGCCGCAGCAGGGTCCCGGTGGCGACAGCGCCGCGCGTGTCCTCTCGCTGGCTCAGCAGACCGCCGACCAGGCGATTGCCGAGGCCCGCTCCGAGGCCAACAAGATCGTCGGCGAGGCCCGCAGCCGCGCCGAGGGTCTCGAGCGTGACGCCCGTGCCAAGGCTGACGCGCTGGAGCGGGACGCGCAGGAGAAGCACCGTGTCGCGATGGGCTCCCTGGAGTCCGCCCGCGCCACGCTGGAGCGCAAGGTCGAGGACCTGCGTGGCTTCGAGCGCGAGTACCGCACGCGTCTGAAGTCCTACCTGGAGTCGCAGCTGCGCCAGCTGGAGACGCAGGCGGACGACTCGCTCGCCCCGCCGCGTACTCCGGCCACGGCCTCCCTGCCGTCGCCCTCCGCGCCCTCGATGGCTCCGGCCGGCGCGAGTGCGCCGTCGTACGGCGGTCAGGGCATGGGCGGGGCCCCGGCACCGGCCGCGCCCTCCTACGGCGGGCAGCAGCAGATGTCGCCGGCCATGACCCAGCCGATGGCTCCGGTGCGGCCCCAGGGACCGTCGCCGATGCAGCAGGCTCCCTCGCCGATGCGTGGGTTCCTCATCGACGAGGACGACAACTGA
- the ileS gene encoding isoleucine--tRNA ligase, whose protein sequence is MTTPTYRQVPAQVDLPALEHAVLDFWREQKIFAKSLEQSEGRPEWVFYEGPPTANGMPGAHHIEARVFKDVFPRFRTMRGYHVARKAGWDCHGLPVELAVEKELGFTDKQDIEAYGIAAFNAKCRESVTRHTDAFTELTNRMGYWVDLDDAYRTMDPEYVESVWWSLKEIFNKGLLVQDYRVAPWCPRDETGLSDHELAQGYETVVDPSVYVRFPLTSGPLAGQAALLVWTTTPWTLVSNTAVAAHPEVTYVVATNGEEKFVVAAPLVEKALGEGWETTGETFTGAEMERWTYQRPFELVEFPAEAHYVVNAEYVTTEDGTGLVHQSPAFGEDDLKVCRAYGLPVVNPVRPNGTFEESVPLVGGVFFKKADEKLTEDLQQRGLLFKHIPYEHSYPHCWRCHTALLYYAQPSWYIRTTAIKDRLLQENEKTNWFPDSVKHGRFGDWLNNNVDWALSRSRYWGTPLPLWRCEEGHLTCVGSRAELSELTGTDQSNLDPHRPFIDEVTFACPQDGCGRTATRVPEVIDAWYDSGSMPFAQWGYPYKNKELFESRYPAQFISEAIDQTRGWFYTLMAVGTLVFDKSSYENVVCLGHILAEDGRKMSKHLGNILQPIPLMDQHGADAVRWFMAAGGSPWAARRVGHGTIQEVVRKTLLTYWNTVAFQALYARTSDWAPSEADPAPADRPVLDRWLLSELHALTDQVTQALEAYDTQRAGKLLSAFVDDLSNWYVRRSRRRFWQGDKAALRTLHEVVETVTRLMAPLTPFITERVWQDLIVPVTPGAPESVHLSSWPEADLSAIDPELSRQMVLVRRLVELGRATRAESGVKTRQPLSRALVGAIGFESLDGELHAQITEELNVTSLASLSEVGGSLVDTTAKANFRALGKRFGKGVQAVAKVIAETDAAALSLALREGTASVEVDGETVTLAADEVIITETPREGWSVASDSGATVALDLEITEELRQAGLARDAIRLIQEARKNSGLDVADRIALRWTSTDPAVIAALNEHAALIADEVLATDFAQGEAGDTYGAPFTDEGLSLTFHLRKA, encoded by the coding sequence ATGACAACGCCGACGTACCGCCAGGTGCCCGCCCAGGTCGACCTGCCCGCCCTCGAGCACGCCGTGCTCGACTTCTGGCGCGAGCAGAAGATCTTCGCCAAGAGCCTTGAGCAGTCCGAGGGCCGCCCTGAATGGGTGTTCTACGAGGGCCCGCCCACCGCGAACGGCATGCCGGGCGCCCATCACATCGAGGCGCGCGTCTTCAAGGACGTCTTCCCGCGCTTCCGCACCATGCGCGGCTACCACGTGGCCCGCAAGGCCGGCTGGGACTGCCACGGCCTCCCGGTCGAGCTCGCGGTGGAGAAAGAGCTCGGCTTCACCGACAAGCAGGACATCGAGGCGTACGGCATCGCCGCGTTCAACGCCAAGTGCCGCGAGTCCGTGACCCGGCACACCGACGCGTTCACCGAGCTCACGAACCGCATGGGCTACTGGGTCGACCTGGACGACGCCTACCGCACGATGGACCCCGAGTACGTGGAGTCCGTGTGGTGGTCGCTCAAGGAGATCTTCAACAAGGGTCTGCTGGTCCAGGACTACCGCGTGGCCCCGTGGTGCCCGCGCGACGAGACGGGTCTGTCGGACCACGAGCTGGCGCAGGGCTACGAGACGGTCGTCGACCCGTCCGTGTACGTCCGTTTCCCGCTCACCTCCGGTCCGCTGGCCGGCCAGGCCGCGCTCCTGGTGTGGACGACGACCCCGTGGACGCTGGTCTCCAACACCGCGGTCGCCGCGCACCCCGAGGTCACCTACGTCGTCGCGACGAATGGTGAGGAGAAGTTCGTCGTCGCCGCGCCGCTCGTCGAGAAGGCGCTCGGCGAGGGCTGGGAGACCACCGGTGAGACCTTCACCGGCGCCGAGATGGAGCGCTGGACCTATCAACGTCCGTTCGAGCTGGTCGAGTTCCCCGCCGAGGCCCACTACGTGGTCAACGCCGAGTACGTGACGACCGAGGACGGTACGGGTCTGGTCCACCAGTCCCCCGCCTTCGGCGAGGACGACCTCAAGGTCTGCCGGGCGTACGGACTGCCGGTGGTGAACCCCGTCCGCCCGAACGGCACCTTCGAAGAGAGCGTCCCGCTCGTCGGCGGTGTCTTCTTCAAGAAGGCGGACGAAAAGCTCACCGAGGACCTCCAGCAGCGCGGTCTGCTGTTCAAGCACATCCCGTACGAGCACAGCTACCCGCACTGCTGGCGCTGTCACACCGCGCTCCTCTACTACGCGCAGCCGTCCTGGTACATCCGCACCACCGCCATCAAGGACCGTCTCCTCCAGGAGAACGAGAAGACCAACTGGTTCCCGGACTCGGTCAAGCACGGCCGCTTCGGCGACTGGCTGAACAACAACGTCGACTGGGCGCTCTCCCGCAGCCGCTACTGGGGCACCCCGCTCCCGCTGTGGCGCTGCGAGGAGGGCCATCTCACCTGTGTCGGCTCCCGCGCCGAGCTCTCCGAGCTCACGGGCACCGACCAGTCGAACCTGGACCCGCACCGCCCGTTCATCGACGAGGTCACCTTCGCGTGCCCGCAGGACGGCTGCGGGCGGACGGCGACGCGCGTGCCGGAGGTCATCGACGCCTGGTACGACTCGGGTTCGATGCCGTTCGCGCAGTGGGGCTACCCGTACAAGAACAAGGAGCTCTTCGAGAGCCGCTACCCGGCGCAGTTCATCTCCGAGGCCATCGACCAGACCCGCGGCTGGTTCTACACGCTGATGGCCGTCGGCACGCTGGTCTTCGACAAGTCCTCGTACGAGAACGTGGTGTGCCTCGGCCACATCCTCGCCGAGGACGGCCGCAAGATGTCCAAGCACCTGGGCAACATCCTGCAGCCGATCCCGCTGATGGATCAGCACGGCGCGGACGCGGTGCGCTGGTTCATGGCGGCCGGCGGCTCCCCCTGGGCGGCCCGCCGCGTCGGCCACGGCACCATCCAGGAGGTGGTGCGCAAGACGCTCCTGACCTACTGGAACACGGTCGCCTTCCAGGCCCTGTACGCCCGCACCTCCGACTGGGCCCCCTCCGAGGCCGATCCCGCCCCGGCCGACCGTCCGGTCCTCGACCGCTGGCTGCTCTCCGAGCTGCACGCGCTCACCGACCAGGTCACACAGGCACTGGAGGCGTACGACACCCAGCGCGCCGGAAAGCTCCTCTCCGCGTTCGTCGACGACCTCTCGAACTGGTACGTGCGCCGGTCCCGCCGCCGCTTCTGGCAGGGCGACAAGGCCGCGCTGCGGACCCTGCACGAGGTCGTGGAAACGGTCACGCGGCTGATGGCCCCGCTGACCCCGTTCATCACCGAGCGGGTCTGGCAGGACCTGATCGTCCCCGTGACGCCGGGCGCCCCCGAGTCCGTACACCTGTCCTCGTGGCCGGAGGCGGACCTGTCCGCCATCGACCCGGAGCTGTCGAGGCAGATGGTCCTCGTCCGGCGTCTCGTGGAGCTGGGCCGCGCCACGCGCGCGGAGTCGGGCGTCAAGACGCGCCAGCCGCTGTCCCGCGCGCTGGTCGGGGCGATCGGCTTCGAGTCCCTCGACGGGGAGCTGCACGCGCAGATCACCGAAGAGCTGAACGTCACCTCCCTCGCCTCCCTCTCCGAGGTGGGCGGCTCGCTGGTCGACACCACGGCCAAGGCGAACTTCCGCGCGCTGGGCAAGCGCTTCGGCAAGGGCGTCCAGGCGGTCGCCAAGGTGATCGCCGAGACGGACGCGGCGGCCCTCTCCCTCGCCCTGCGCGAGGGCACTGCCTCGGTCGAGGTCGACGGCGAGACGGTGACGCTGGCCGCGGACGAGGTCATCATCACGGAGACCCCGCGCGAGGGGTGGTCGGTGGCGTCCGACTCGGGTGCCACGGTCGCTCTGGACCTGGAGATCACCGAGGAGCTGCGGCAGGCGGGCCTCGCCCGTGACGCGATCCGGCTGATCCAGGAGGCCCGCAAGAACAGCGGCCTCGACGTGGCCGACCGGATCGCACTGCGCTGGACGTCCACCGACCCGGCCGTCATCGCCGCCCTGAACGAGCACGCCGCGCTGATCGCCGACGAGGTACTCGCCACCGACTTCGCCCAAGGCGAGGCCGGCGACACCTACGGCGCTCCGTTCACCGACGAGGGCCTGTCCCTCACCTTCCACCTCCGCAAGGCATAG